A stretch of Enterobacter cloacae complex sp. ECNIH7 DNA encodes these proteins:
- a CDS encoding 6-phospho-alpha-glucosidase, which yields MKKFSVVIAGGGSTFTPGIVLMLLANRDRFPLRALKFYDNDGARQETIGEACKIILREQAPEIEFSYTTDPKAAFTDVDFVMAHIRVGKYPMREKDEKIPLRHGVLGQETCGPGGISYGMRSIGGVLELVDYMQQYSPNAWMLNYSNPAAIVAEATRRLRPNAKILNICDMPIGIEGRMAQIVGLKNRKEMRVRYYGLNHFGWWTSIEDLNGNDLMPKLREYVAKNGYVPPSEDAHTEASWNDTFAKARDVQALDPDTMPNTYLKYYLFPDYVVAHSNPERTRANEVMDHREKHVFSACRAIIEAGHSAAGELEIDEHASYIVDLATAIAFNTQERMLLIVPNNGAIHNFDADAMVEIPCLVGHNGPEPLTVGDIPHFQKGLMSQQVAVEKLVVDAWEQRSYQKLWQAITLSKTVPSASVAKAILDDLIAANKDYWPELH from the coding sequence ATGAAAAAATTCTCAGTTGTCATTGCAGGCGGCGGCAGCACCTTTACGCCTGGTATCGTCCTGATGCTGTTAGCCAACCGTGACCGTTTCCCGCTGCGCGCGCTGAAGTTCTATGACAACGACGGCGCACGTCAGGAGACCATCGGCGAAGCGTGCAAAATCATCCTCAGGGAGCAGGCGCCGGAGATTGAATTCAGCTACACCACCGATCCTAAAGCGGCGTTTACCGATGTGGATTTTGTGATGGCGCATATCCGCGTGGGCAAATACCCGATGCGCGAAAAAGATGAAAAAATCCCGCTGCGCCACGGCGTGCTGGGCCAGGAAACCTGCGGACCGGGCGGCATCTCCTACGGCATGCGCTCGATCGGCGGCGTGCTGGAGCTGGTGGATTATATGCAGCAGTACTCCCCGAACGCGTGGATGCTGAACTACTCCAACCCGGCGGCGATTGTCGCGGAAGCCACGCGTCGCCTGCGTCCGAACGCCAAAATCCTCAACATCTGCGATATGCCGATCGGCATTGAAGGGCGCATGGCGCAGATTGTCGGCCTGAAAAACCGCAAAGAGATGCGCGTGCGCTACTACGGTCTGAACCACTTCGGCTGGTGGACGTCGATTGAAGATCTCAACGGCAACGATCTGATGCCGAAACTGCGCGAATACGTGGCGAAAAATGGCTATGTGCCGCCTTCGGAAGATGCGCATACCGAAGCGAGCTGGAACGATACCTTTGCCAAAGCCAGAGACGTACAGGCGCTTGACCCGGATACCATGCCGAACACCTACCTGAAGTATTATCTGTTCCCGGACTACGTGGTCGCGCACTCCAATCCGGAACGCACCCGCGCCAATGAGGTCATGGATCACCGTGAAAAGCACGTGTTCAGCGCCTGCCGGGCAATTATTGAAGCCGGTCACTCCGCCGCCGGTGAGCTGGAAATCGACGAACATGCGTCGTACATCGTCGATCTGGCGACGGCGATTGCCTTCAACACCCAGGAGCGGATGCTGCTGATTGTGCCTAACAACGGGGCCATCCATAACTTTGATGCCGACGCGATGGTGGAGATCCCGTGCCTGGTAGGCCATAACGGGCCGGAGCCGCTCACGGTGGGCGATATTCCGCACTTCCAGAAAGGGCTGATGAGCCAGCAGGTGGCGGTGGAAAAACTGGTGGTGGATGCCTGGGAGCAGCGTTCGTACCAGAAACTCTGGCAGGCGATCACCCTGTCGAAAACCGTGCCGAGCGCGTCCGTCGCGAAAGCGATTCTGGATGACCTGATCGCGGCCAATAAGGACTACTGGCCAGAGCTGCACTAA
- a CDS encoding cellulase family glycosylhydrolase, which yields MLKPFIASALLISSGWAIAAEPPLTAARYAQQLGVGMDVDWARTERGIREFDPLVVRDFRAKGITHVRIRVADEPTEARLIHLRKLVEACEQYGVIPIIAYQADEYKNDPKADNEKETINWWIAVAHYFGQSYPLLGFDLIYEPADKLNHNLASLNRVYEKTIKAIHDMDPQRMIFVAPRLRAAPEDLSSLKLPAHSQNYLLAEWHIFPWGPLKNSGKYPWTSGTAAEKAAIHNRINTALRWQQKTGHVSWVGGWGVGESNHLTPTASQMAFSTFMACELQKAKIPYALNADFQFYDGEEGAWRPAPEPLLQAMIAPVCEKPGEKPGHHAVKPAARDAEHATPAAASTVKSAAPSASSAGPN from the coding sequence GTGTTAAAGCCTTTTATTGCCTCTGCATTACTGATCTCTTCCGGCTGGGCGATTGCCGCTGAGCCGCCGCTGACGGCTGCCCGTTATGCGCAGCAGCTGGGCGTCGGGATGGATGTGGACTGGGCGCGCACCGAGCGCGGCATACGCGAATTCGACCCGCTGGTGGTACGCGATTTTCGTGCAAAAGGCATTACCCACGTGCGCATTCGCGTCGCCGATGAGCCGACGGAAGCGCGGCTAATTCACCTGCGCAAGCTGGTAGAAGCCTGCGAGCAGTATGGCGTGATCCCGATTATCGCTTATCAGGCTGATGAATATAAAAACGACCCGAAAGCCGATAACGAGAAAGAGACGATCAACTGGTGGATTGCCGTGGCGCACTATTTCGGTCAGAGCTACCCGCTGCTGGGTTTTGATCTCATCTATGAGCCGGCCGACAAGCTTAACCACAACCTCGCGTCGCTAAACCGCGTGTATGAAAAAACCATTAAAGCGATCCACGACATGGACCCGCAGCGCATGATCTTTGTTGCGCCACGCCTGCGCGCCGCGCCGGAGGATTTATCCAGCCTGAAGCTGCCCGCGCACAGTCAAAACTACCTGCTGGCGGAGTGGCATATTTTCCCGTGGGGGCCGCTGAAAAATAGCGGTAAATACCCGTGGACGTCCGGCACGGCGGCGGAGAAAGCGGCTATCCATAATCGCATCAATACCGCGCTGCGCTGGCAGCAAAAAACCGGGCACGTTAGCTGGGTCGGGGGCTGGGGCGTGGGAGAGTCAAACCACCTCACGCCAACCGCTTCGCAAATGGCGTTCTCCACCTTTATGGCCTGCGAGCTGCAAAAGGCGAAAATCCCATATGCGCTGAACGCGGATTTCCAGTTTTACGACGGGGAAGAGGGGGCCTGGCGGCCCGCGCCGGAGCCGTTGTTGCAGGCGATGATTGCGCCCGTCTGTGAAAAGCCCGGCGAGAAGCCGGGCCATCATGCGGTTAAACCGGCTGCTCGTGATGCGGAACACGCGACGCCAGCGGCAGCCAGCACAGTAAAATCAGCAGCCCCATCAGCGTCATCAGCAGGCCCAAACTAG
- a CDS encoding DUF202 domain-containing protein yields MADSRKARREADPGLQPERTSLAWLRTLLGYGALIALAIKHNWHRTGVPFWISIIVLALVAIILWRYTRSRNLMDVAQNDFVQPKTVRDKFLIALAVLSLSLLFAVTHIQQILSL; encoded by the coding sequence ATGGCGGATAGCCGCAAAGCGCGGCGCGAAGCGGACCCCGGCCTGCAGCCGGAGCGGACGTCGCTCGCCTGGCTGCGCACGCTGCTGGGGTATGGCGCGCTGATTGCCCTGGCGATCAAGCACAACTGGCACCGCACAGGGGTGCCATTCTGGATTTCCATTATTGTGCTGGCGCTGGTGGCCATTATTTTATGGCGCTATACCCGCAGCCGTAACCTGATGGACGTGGCGCAGAACGATTTTGTACAGCCGAAAACGGTGCGGGATAAGTTCCTGATCGCGCTCGCTGTTCTCTCGCTGTCGCTGCTGTTTGCGGTAACCCATATTCAGCAAATTTTGAGCCTGTAA
- the dsdA gene encoding D-serine ammonia-lyase, with the protein MENATITTLTAQFPLVEDLIALKETTWLNPRTTTLAEGLPYVGLTKADVDDAHARLNRFAPYLAKAFPETAATGGIIESELVAIPAMQKRLEKESAKSIPGTLLLKKDSHLPISGSIKARGGIYEVLTHAEKLALEAGLLSVEDDYSVLLEPRFKDFFSQYSIAVGSTGNLGMSIGIMSARIGFKVTVHMSADAREWKKAKLRSHGVIVVEYEQDYGVAVEQGRKAAESDPNCFFIDDENSRTLFLGYAVAGERLKAQFAEQGRVVDADHPLYVYLPCGVGGGPGGVAFGLKLAFGDNVHCFFAEPTHSPCMLLGVYTGLHDEIAVQDLGIDNVTAADGLAVGRASGFVGRAIERLLDGFYTLSDQSMYDMLGWLAQEEGIRLEPSALAGMAGPVRVHSHTNVTHLVWATGGGMVPEDEMAKYLAKGK; encoded by the coding sequence ATGGAAAACGCAACTATCACTACTTTAACCGCACAGTTTCCTCTGGTTGAGGATCTGATTGCCCTGAAAGAAACCACCTGGCTTAACCCGCGCACCACGACGCTTGCAGAAGGGTTGCCGTACGTCGGGCTGACCAAAGCCGACGTGGACGACGCGCACGCGCGCCTCAACCGCTTCGCGCCGTACCTGGCGAAAGCCTTCCCGGAAACGGCGGCAACGGGCGGGATTATCGAATCCGAACTGGTTGCAATCCCGGCGATGCAAAAGCGGCTGGAGAAAGAATCTGCGAAGTCTATTCCCGGCACGCTGCTGCTGAAAAAAGACAGCCATCTGCCGATTTCCGGCTCGATCAAAGCGCGCGGCGGCATCTATGAGGTGCTGACCCATGCGGAAAAACTGGCGCTGGAAGCCGGGTTGCTGAGCGTTGAAGACGACTACAGCGTTCTGCTGGAACCGCGCTTTAAGGACTTTTTCAGCCAGTACAGCATTGCGGTAGGTTCAACCGGCAACCTTGGGATGTCCATCGGCATTATGAGCGCCCGCATCGGCTTTAAGGTGACGGTGCATATGTCTGCCGACGCCCGCGAATGGAAGAAAGCCAAACTGCGCAGCCACGGCGTCATCGTCGTGGAATATGAGCAGGATTACGGCGTGGCGGTGGAGCAGGGACGAAAAGCGGCAGAAAGCGATCCGAACTGTTTCTTCATTGACGATGAAAACTCCCGCACCCTTTTCCTGGGCTACGCCGTTGCAGGCGAGCGGCTGAAGGCGCAGTTTGCCGAACAGGGCCGCGTGGTGGATGCCGATCATCCCCTGTACGTCTACCTGCCGTGCGGCGTCGGCGGCGGTCCCGGCGGCGTGGCGTTTGGCCTGAAGCTGGCCTTTGGCGATAACGTCCACTGCTTCTTCGCGGAGCCAACGCACTCCCCGTGCATGCTGCTCGGCGTCTACACCGGCCTGCACGATGAGATCGCGGTGCAGGATCTGGGCATTGATAACGTGACGGCGGCGGACGGTCTGGCGGTAGGGCGCGCCTCTGGCTTCGTGGGCCGCGCGATAGAGCGCCTGCTCGACGGGTTCTATACGCTCTCCGATCAGAGCATGTACGACATGCTCGGCTGGCTGGCGCAGGAGGAGGGCATTCGCCTGGAGCCGTCGGCGCTGGCGGGCATGGCCGGTCCGGTGCGCGTTCATTCGCATACCAACGTTACCCACCTGGTGTGGGCGACCGGCGGCGGAATGGTCCCGGAAGACGAGATGGCGAAGTATCTGGCGAAAGGGAAGTAA
- the dsdX gene encoding D-serine transporter DsdX, with protein sequence MGSQVWVVATLLVSIVLIVLTIVKLKFHPFLALLLASFFVGAMMGMSPLDMVNAIESGIGGTLGFLAAVIGLGTILGKMMEVSGAAERIGIALQRCRWLSADVIMVLVGLICGITLFVEVGVVLLIPLAFSIAKKTNTSLLKLAIPLCTALMAVHCVVPPHPAALFVTNKLGADVGTVIVYGLMVGLMASLVGGPLFLKLLGNRLPFKPVPAEFSDLKVREEHTLPSLGATLFTVLLPIALMLVKTIAELNMAKEGTLYTLLEFIGNPITAMFIAVFVAYYLLGIRQHMGMGTMLTHTEHGFGSIANILLIIGAGGAFNAILKTSGLADSLAHILSNLHMHPILLAWLVALVLHAAVGSATVAMMGATAIVAPMLPLYPNVSPEIITIAIGSGAIGCTIVTDSLFWLVKQYCGATLNETFKYYTTATFIASVLALGGTFLLSFII encoded by the coding sequence ATGGGATCTCAGGTCTGGGTTGTGGCAACGCTGCTGGTCAGCATTGTGTTGATTGTTTTAACCATCGTAAAACTGAAGTTTCACCCGTTCCTCGCGCTGCTGCTGGCGAGCTTTTTCGTCGGCGCGATGATGGGGATGAGCCCGCTGGATATGGTGAACGCCATCGAGAGCGGAATTGGTGGTACGCTGGGCTTCCTGGCGGCGGTGATTGGTCTGGGCACCATTCTCGGCAAGATGATGGAAGTCTCCGGCGCGGCAGAGCGCATCGGGATCGCACTGCAGCGCTGCCGCTGGCTGTCGGCGGACGTGATTATGGTGCTGGTAGGCCTTATCTGCGGCATTACGCTGTTTGTGGAAGTGGGCGTGGTACTGCTGATCCCGCTGGCGTTTTCCATCGCCAAAAAGACCAACACGTCGCTGCTCAAGCTGGCCATTCCGCTCTGTACCGCGCTGATGGCGGTGCATTGCGTGGTGCCGCCGCATCCGGCGGCGCTGTTTGTCACCAACAAACTCGGTGCAGACGTCGGAACGGTGATTGTCTACGGTCTGATGGTGGGCCTGATGGCCTCGCTGGTCGGCGGCCCGCTGTTCCTGAAACTGCTCGGCAACCGTCTGCCGTTTAAACCGGTTCCGGCGGAATTTTCAGACCTGAAGGTACGGGAAGAGCACACCCTGCCGTCGCTGGGCGCCACGCTGTTCACGGTGCTGCTGCCGATTGCCCTGATGCTGGTGAAAACCATCGCCGAGCTGAATATGGCAAAAGAAGGCACGCTGTATACGCTGCTGGAGTTTATCGGCAACCCGATCACCGCCATGTTTATCGCCGTGTTTGTTGCCTACTACCTGCTGGGGATCCGCCAGCATATGGGCATGGGCACGATGCTGACGCACACCGAGCACGGCTTCGGCTCTATCGCCAACATTTTGCTGATTATCGGCGCGGGCGGCGCGTTTAACGCCATCCTGAAAACCAGCGGACTGGCGGACTCGCTGGCGCATATTCTCTCGAACCTGCACATGCACCCTATCCTGCTCGCCTGGCTGGTGGCGCTGGTGCTGCATGCCGCTGTAGGCTCCGCGACGGTGGCGATGATGGGCGCCACGGCAATAGTCGCGCCGATGCTGCCGCTCTACCCGAACGTGAGCCCGGAGATCATTACCATTGCCATCGGTTCCGGTGCCATTGGCTGCACGATCGTGACCGATTCTCTCTTCTGGCTGGTGAAGCAATACTGCGGCGCTACCCTGAACGAGACCTTCAAATACTATACGACGGCGACGTTTATCGCCTCGGTGCTTGCACTTGGCGGCACATTCCTGCTTTCCTTCATTATCTGA
- a CDS encoding alpha-glucoside-specific PTS transporter subunit IIBC: MLSQIQRFGGAMFTPVLLFPFAGIVVGIAIMLRNPLFVGEALTAPDHLFAQIVHIIEEGGWAVFRNMPLIFAVGLPIGLAKQAQGRACLAVLISFLTWNYFINAMGMTWGHFFGVDFSAEPTAGSGLAMIAGIKTLDTSIIGAIVISGIVTAIHNRYFDKPLPVFLGIFQGSSFVVILAFFVMIPCAWLTLLGWPKVQMGIESLQAFLRSAGALGVWVYTFLERILIPTGLHHFVYGPFIFGPAAVEGGIQVYWAQHLQEFSQSTLPLKTLFPEGGFALHGNSKVFGSVGIAFAIWYTASPENRVKVAGLLVPATLTAVLVGITEPLEFTFLFISPLLFAVHAVLAATMATVMYAFGVVGNMGGGLLDQFLPQNWIPMFHNHASTVFTQIGIGVCFTGIYFAVFKTLIERLNLKTPGRKESEIKLYSKADYKAARGQTTVPAAASQQVGLAAGFLQALGGAANIESINNCATRLRIALVDMAKTQSDDVFKALGAHGVVRRGNGIQVIVGLHVPQVRDQLESLMKTPLTNEQTTLTEAIS, from the coding sequence ATGCTCAGTCAAATACAACGTTTTGGCGGTGCCATGTTTACCCCGGTGTTGCTGTTTCCGTTCGCCGGGATCGTGGTGGGAATCGCCATCATGCTTCGCAACCCGCTGTTTGTCGGCGAAGCCTTAACGGCCCCCGATCATCTTTTCGCGCAGATTGTTCACATCATTGAAGAGGGCGGCTGGGCGGTGTTTCGCAATATGCCGCTGATTTTTGCCGTTGGCCTGCCGATTGGCCTGGCGAAGCAGGCGCAGGGCCGCGCCTGTCTGGCGGTGCTGATTAGCTTTCTGACCTGGAACTACTTCATTAACGCGATGGGGATGACCTGGGGCCACTTCTTCGGCGTCGACTTCTCCGCAGAACCGACGGCGGGTAGCGGGCTGGCGATGATTGCCGGCATCAAAACGCTCGATACCAGCATCATCGGCGCCATTGTGATCTCAGGTATCGTCACCGCCATCCACAACCGCTACTTCGACAAGCCGCTGCCGGTCTTTCTGGGGATTTTCCAGGGCAGCTCGTTTGTCGTTATCCTCGCGTTCTTCGTCATGATCCCCTGCGCCTGGCTGACGCTGCTGGGCTGGCCAAAAGTACAGATGGGCATTGAGTCCCTGCAGGCGTTCCTGCGCTCCGCCGGTGCGCTGGGCGTGTGGGTGTATACCTTCCTGGAACGCATTCTGATCCCAACCGGATTGCACCACTTCGTCTACGGTCCGTTCATCTTCGGCCCGGCGGCGGTGGAAGGCGGGATTCAGGTCTACTGGGCACAGCACCTGCAGGAGTTCAGCCAGAGCACCCTGCCGCTGAAAACTCTCTTCCCGGAAGGCGGGTTCGCGCTGCACGGCAACTCTAAAGTGTTTGGCTCGGTCGGGATTGCGTTCGCTATCTGGTACACCGCGTCGCCGGAAAACCGCGTCAAGGTGGCGGGGCTGCTGGTGCCGGCCACGCTCACCGCCGTGCTGGTGGGCATCACGGAACCTCTTGAGTTCACCTTCCTGTTTATCTCGCCGCTGCTGTTTGCCGTCCATGCGGTGCTGGCGGCGACTATGGCAACGGTGATGTACGCCTTTGGCGTGGTCGGGAACATGGGCGGCGGCCTGCTGGACCAGTTCCTGCCGCAAAACTGGATCCCAATGTTTCATAACCACGCCTCGACGGTATTCACCCAGATCGGCATCGGCGTCTGCTTCACCGGCATCTACTTCGCGGTCTTCAAAACGCTGATCGAACGTCTGAACCTGAAAACGCCGGGCCGGAAAGAGAGCGAAATCAAACTCTACAGCAAGGCCGACTATAAGGCGGCGCGCGGGCAAACCACCGTCCCGGCCGCGGCCAGCCAGCAGGTAGGGCTGGCCGCCGGATTCCTGCAGGCGCTCGGCGGCGCGGCCAACATCGAAAGCATCAACAACTGCGCCACCCGCTTGCGCATTGCGCTGGTGGATATGGCGAAAACCCAAAGCGATGACGTCTTCAAAGCCCTCGGCGCCCACGGCGTGGTGCGACGCGGCAACGGCATTCAGGTGATTGTCGGCCTGCACGTTCCTCAGGTGCGCGACCAGCTGGAATCGTTGATGAAAACTCCTTTAACAAATGAACAAACCACCCTGACAGAGGCTATATCATGA
- a CDS encoding YidH family protein: protein MKISRLGEAPDYRFSLANERTFLAWIRTALGFLAAGVGLDQLAPDFATPLIREVLALLLCLFAGVLAIYGYLRWLRNEKAMRLKQDLPYTRGLLIISTILLTVAGVVMVLVFYGG from the coding sequence ATGAAAATTTCCCGCCTCGGCGAAGCGCCGGACTACCGCTTCTCTCTGGCTAATGAACGCACTTTTTTAGCGTGGATCCGCACCGCGCTGGGCTTTCTTGCCGCAGGGGTGGGTCTCGATCAGCTCGCGCCCGATTTCGCCACGCCGCTGATTCGCGAAGTGCTGGCGCTGCTGCTGTGCCTGTTTGCGGGCGTGCTGGCGATTTACGGCTACCTGCGCTGGCTGCGCAATGAGAAGGCGATGCGTCTGAAGCAGGATCTGCCCTATACGCGCGGGCTGCTGATTATCAGCACGATTCTGCTGACGGTGGCGGGCGTGGTGATGGTGCTGGTGTTCTATGGCGGATAG
- a CDS encoding EamA family transporter: MTITVFCILLFAALLHASWNAIVKAGTDKLYSAISVSGSATVIALVLLPFSPQPSAASWPFLIVSCALQVVYTVLVAKTYQVSDMSQTYPLMRGTAPLLVALIGVLALGDRLSWLAWSGIGVICLSILAMAMHGRIRSRKGIGLALLNACFIAGYTLVDGTGVRLSNTALGYTLWTFFMNGFCLLSWAMVARRREASGYLRLHWKKGLLGGVGTMGSYGLALWAMTQAPLAVVAALRETSILFGALIAFVLLKEKVAGLRIAAALGIAGGAILLRMA, from the coding sequence ATGACCATCACCGTTTTTTGCATTTTGCTCTTCGCCGCGCTGCTGCATGCCAGCTGGAACGCCATCGTTAAGGCCGGAACGGACAAGCTCTATTCCGCCATAAGCGTCAGCGGATCCGCCACGGTTATCGCTCTGGTCTTACTGCCGTTTTCCCCACAGCCATCTGCTGCAAGCTGGCCGTTTTTGATCGTCTCCTGCGCCTTACAGGTTGTGTACACCGTGCTGGTAGCGAAAACCTATCAGGTCTCCGATATGAGCCAGACCTATCCGCTGATGCGCGGCACCGCCCCGCTGCTGGTGGCGCTGATCGGCGTGCTGGCGCTCGGCGATCGTCTCTCGTGGCTCGCCTGGTCCGGTATCGGAGTAATTTGCCTGTCAATTCTGGCGATGGCGATGCATGGCCGCATACGGTCACGCAAAGGGATCGGGCTGGCGCTGCTGAACGCCTGCTTTATTGCCGGGTATACGCTGGTGGACGGCACCGGCGTGCGTCTGTCGAACACCGCGCTGGGCTATACGCTGTGGACCTTCTTTATGAACGGCTTCTGCCTGTTGAGTTGGGCAATGGTGGCGCGCCGGCGCGAGGCGTCCGGCTACCTGCGCCTGCACTGGAAAAAGGGGCTGCTCGGCGGGGTGGGAACCATGGGATCTTACGGTCTGGCGCTTTGGGCAATGACGCAGGCGCCGCTGGCGGTGGTCGCGGCGCTGCGTGAAACCTCCATACTCTTTGGGGCACTGATCGCGTTTGTCCTTTTAAAAGAGAAGGTTGCGGGCCTGCGTATCGCGGCGGCGCTGGGTATTGCCGGCGGCGCTATTCTGCTGCGCATGGCGTAA
- the emrD gene encoding multidrug efflux MFS transporter EmrD, whose protein sequence is MKKQRNVNLLLMLVLLVAVGQMAQTIYIPAIADMAKELNVREGAVQSVMAAYLLTYGVSQLFYGPLSDRVGRRPVILVGMSIFMVATVIAITTHSLTVLIAASALQGVGTGVGGVMARTLPRDMYQGTQLRHANSLLNMGILVSPLLAPLIGGLLDTMWSWRACYAFLLVLCVIVTFSMARWMPETRPQDAPRTKLITSYKTLFGNGSFTCYLLMLIGGLAGIAVFEACSGVLLGAGLGLSSMVVSILFILPIPAAFFGAWFAGRPNKRFSTLMWQSVISCLLAGLMMWIPGLFGVMTVWTLLIPAALFFFGAGMLFPLATSGAMEPFPFLAGTAGALVGGLQNIGSGALAWLSAMMPQTGQASLGLLMTLMGLLILLCWLPLASRVPHHEQPV, encoded by the coding sequence ATGAAAAAACAAAGGAACGTTAACTTATTGTTGATGCTGGTGTTACTGGTGGCCGTCGGTCAGATGGCGCAAACCATCTACATTCCGGCGATCGCCGACATGGCAAAGGAATTGAACGTCCGCGAGGGCGCGGTGCAGAGCGTGATGGCAGCCTACCTGCTGACCTATGGCGTTTCGCAGCTCTTTTACGGCCCGCTGTCTGACCGCGTCGGGCGTCGCCCGGTGATCCTGGTGGGCATGAGCATTTTCATGGTGGCGACGGTGATTGCCATTACCACGCACAGCCTGACCGTATTGATTGCCGCCAGCGCCCTGCAGGGCGTCGGGACCGGCGTCGGTGGGGTGATGGCGCGAACCTTACCGCGCGATATGTATCAGGGCACCCAGCTCCGTCATGCCAACAGCTTGTTGAATATGGGAATTCTGGTCAGCCCGCTTCTCGCCCCGCTGATTGGCGGCCTGCTGGACACGATGTGGTCCTGGCGCGCCTGCTACGCCTTCCTGCTGGTGCTGTGCGTGATTGTCACCTTCAGCATGGCGCGCTGGATGCCGGAAACGCGCCCGCAGGACGCGCCGCGCACGAAGCTCATCACCAGCTATAAAACGCTGTTTGGCAACGGGTCGTTTACCTGCTACCTGCTGATGCTGATCGGCGGCCTGGCGGGCATTGCGGTGTTTGAAGCCTGTTCCGGCGTGCTGCTGGGCGCGGGTCTGGGCCTGAGCAGCATGGTCGTGAGTATTCTGTTTATTCTGCCGATCCCGGCGGCGTTCTTCGGCGCGTGGTTTGCCGGACGCCCGAACAAACGCTTCTCCACCCTGATGTGGCAGTCGGTGATCAGCTGTCTGCTGGCGGGCCTGATGATGTGGATACCGGGGCTATTTGGCGTGATGACGGTCTGGACGCTGCTCATCCCGGCGGCGCTGTTCTTCTTCGGCGCGGGGATGCTGTTCCCGCTGGCGACCAGCGGCGCGATGGAGCCGTTCCCGTTCCTCGCAGGCACGGCTGGTGCGCTGGTGGGCGGTTTGCAGAATATCGGCTCCGGCGCGCTGGCCTGGCTCTCGGCGATGATGCCGCAGACCGGGCAGGCTAGTTTGGGCCTGCTGATGACGCTGATGGGGCTGCTGATTTTACTGTGCTGGCTGCCGCTGGCGTCGCGTGTTCCGCATCACGAGCAGCCGGTTTAA
- the dsdC gene encoding DNA-binding transcriptional regulator DsdC gives MTDANEARNRLLNGWQLSKMYTFEVAARHESFALAAEELSLSPSAVSHRINLLEEELGIQLFVRSHRKVELTQEGKRVYWTLKSSLDTLNQEILDIKNQALSGTLTVYSRPSIAQCWLVPMLGGFTRRYPSISLTILTGNDYVNMQRTGVDLALYFDDTPPNHLSHHFLMDEEILPVCSPQYAREHELLKNPDNLSHCTLLHDRQAWSNDSGTDEWLSWAQHFAVNMPSSSGIGFDRSDLAIIAAINHVGVAMGRKRLVQKRLERGELIAPFGDKTLKCHQHYYVSTLSGRQWPKIDAFIGWLRELAG, from the coding sequence ATGACCGATGCGAATGAAGCCAGAAACCGCCTGTTAAACGGCTGGCAGCTGTCGAAAATGTATACCTTTGAAGTGGCCGCCCGGCATGAGTCCTTCGCCCTGGCGGCGGAGGAGCTGTCGCTCAGCCCCAGCGCGGTGAGCCACCGCATCAACCTGCTGGAAGAGGAGCTGGGCATTCAGCTGTTCGTCCGCTCGCACCGTAAAGTTGAGCTGACGCAGGAGGGAAAGCGCGTTTACTGGACGCTGAAATCGTCCCTCGACACCCTGAATCAGGAGATCCTGGACATCAAAAACCAGGCGCTCTCCGGCACGCTGACGGTCTACTCCCGGCCGTCGATCGCCCAGTGCTGGCTGGTGCCCATGCTGGGGGGCTTTACCCGCCGCTATCCGTCGATTTCACTCACCATCCTGACCGGCAATGATTACGTCAATATGCAGCGAACGGGCGTCGATCTGGCGCTCTATTTCGACGATACGCCGCCAAACCACCTCTCTCATCACTTCCTGATGGACGAGGAGATTTTGCCCGTCTGCTCACCGCAGTATGCCCGCGAGCATGAATTGCTGAAAAACCCCGATAACCTCAGCCACTGCACGCTGCTGCACGACCGTCAGGCCTGGAGCAACGATTCCGGGACGGATGAGTGGCTGAGCTGGGCGCAACACTTTGCGGTGAATATGCCGTCATCGTCGGGCATTGGTTTCGATCGTTCCGATTTAGCGATTATTGCGGCCATCAACCACGTCGGCGTCGCGATGGGCAGAAAGCGGCTGGTGCAGAAACGGCTCGAACGGGGCGAGCTGATCGCCCCGTTTGGTGACAAGACCCTGAAATGCCATCAGCACTACTATGTCTCGACGCTTTCCGGTCGTCAGTGGCCGAAAATAGACGCCTTTATTGGCTGGCTGAGAGAACTGGCAGGTTGA